DNA from Solanum stenotomum isolate F172 chromosome 3, ASM1918654v1, whole genome shotgun sequence:
AGATGCCTCATCCGTGACTCCTTCGACCCCATATGATCACGGTGCAGGACACATCAATCCAATGAAAGCTGTTGACCCCGGTCTGATTTATGACATAGGGGCACAAGATTACTTTGAGTTCTTGTGCACGCAAGAACTCAGCCCTTCACAGCTAATGGTTTTCGGAAAGTTCTCAAACAGAACTTGCCACCACTCGCTTGCTAATCCAGGGGACTTGAACTACCCAGCCATCTCTGCAGTATTTCCTGAAAAAGTTTCAATGCTGACCCTTCATAGAACAGTCACTAATGTGGGTTCTCCCATCTCAAATTACCATGTTGTAGTCTCATCATTCAAAGGCGCAGTCGTGAAGGTCGAGCCAGCACAATTAAATTTCACCAGCAAAAACCAGAAACTGTCTTACAAGGTGACATTCAAAACGATATCTCGTCAAAAAGCACCTGAATTTGGATCCCTGATATGGAAAGATGGAACACATAAAGTAAGAAGCCCGATTGCGATCACATGGCTAGCATCAGCATAGTTCATCTTGCCTAATTTCAACTAGCACTTTGTTTCGCGAGGATAATAAAAAACATGTTGCGGCAAGTCCCTATGTTTAAGCAGTGTTGTTTTTACTAGGAAACAGTTTCTTTTGTTTATTGCTAGCTATATTGCCAAATTGCTTGTAGCAACTATCATAATGATGAATTTGGTAATACAAATGCAGAAAAAGTCAATTTCAATTGATTCAAGTTTTGCGTTGTTGTTATCACGCTAcgcttgtttcaatttatgttacACCTCAATTACTTCGTGGGATGAACCAACACCTGATAACTGAACCTGACCGAGCGAATCAACTTTACGGGGCTTAAAGTGGGCAAGTATTGTTGGTTATCTCACAAATAGTTTAGTAGACAACTATTGTTGAATGGAGGAGTATTCCCTCCATCCATgtttatttatctattatattaaaaatagttatccaaCAATACTTAATTCAGTTTGGAAAATTAAGAGCCCTTGTGTCTATTTCTCTTGCTATTATATACTATTTAATACTCCATTCgtttacttttaattgtcatggttttcttttttaaagttaaactataagaactttgactaacattttacaattcattttttcatcgtattgttataaaaaaattgcaacttatagtacttttcctATAAtctttaaatatctaaatttttggtttaaaatatcgaattaatgtaatctaatttaactttgaaaattagtcttGACTTTctaaaagcgcaacatgacaactaaaagtGGATAAAAGGAGTATCTaatacattttccaaaacattaaatttaatatattcaaagggtaatatagtaatattaccatattaattattgtttcttaaagtgtgtgtcaagtcaatagtgtACAACTGTTGGATAGAGGCAGTGACATACATAGAATTTTTGTAAGTGGTGtcgatattttaaaataaataaataataaataattgataaaataacaacatcatattaataaaaactatttaaaatgtACTCATAAAACATAAATCAAGTAAACTACTACAACTATTCTCAAcgagttttcatattttgaaatgtaTTCATAATTGCCTCATTGTAGATAGTActaaatatttctttctctaTATAAGGAACCAAACAACCACTCAAAAGATCATCATCCATTCAATTTCGTAAATCAGTCTTAATCAACTTCATCGCTGAGAAATGTCTCTCAACTATAGCAGTAGCCACCAGCAAAAGTAAAGCAAATTTAACTAGTCGAACTACAAGAAGATAAGTTTCATGCTTCTTTTTCTCTATGTGTATCTTGAAAAGATTAGCAAGTCTCTTAAGACTGAAAAACCTTTTATCATCGTCCCTAGCTAACACCAACAATGTTTCTTCAAGTTGAAAGCGAAGGTCAACTGTCGAGTATTTATTCAATATCAAAGTTAGAAAAAGAACCAACTAGTTTCAAGCAAGCAATTCAAAGTAGCAAATCAATAGTCACCTCATCGcgattattgagttcttgacgttgtcaatcaataattttataaaatacttcAACCCGATGATGATGTAAAACAGTATACTCAACAATTCTAAGACGTGATCTTCCACGGATAACATAAAGCTCATCAAATTTagatatcaaaatatcatatttgaTACAAAACTTAGATACCTTATTCATAAGTGAATCCAACCTTCATCTCATAGTTGTTGCAATCGATGCTTTGCCACTCCTACAAGTAACATGGACTTTGCAATGTCTTGctctttcttttgaaaaatgacATTTAGATAATTTGTGATTGCTAAAACAATGCACATGAAATGCAACATGAAGATAACATAAAATGTTAAACATGTTGTAAGATATCCTTTTGTCCAGCATTTCTCTTCAAAACGAGCATTAACAACAAGATCATCAAATACATCAATGCTAGGACCAAACATGAGGATAAAGTTGTTAAAAGATTTGTAATGAGATCCCCATCGAGTATCACCTGCTCTAGCAAGACCTAATTCTTGATTCAAGACCTGACCAGTTTCAAGTTCACTTTTACGTAATTCCTTTACAATTTCTTTTGCTTGTGCTTCGCTAAGTTAATCTCTATGCTTGAAAGAAGATCCCACCATATTTAGTATATCAGAAATCAACAATATCAGTTCTTGCACTTCATCACATCTTCTAGAAACCATAACAAGAGTTAAT
Protein-coding regions in this window:
- the LOC125859251 gene encoding uncharacterized protein LOC125859251 gives rise to the protein MGAANITTEAKANENNENQNDNPVTIVEFEAKASGNSSPTDGASVLNQELGLARAGDTRWGSHYKSFNNFILMFGPSIDVFDDLVVNARFEEKCWTKGYLTTFDLRFQLEETLLVLARDDDKRFFSLKRLANLFKIHIEKKKHETYLLVVRLVKFALLLLVATAIVERHFSAMKLIKTDLRN